A window of Cellulomonas sp. SLBN-39 genomic DNA:
CGGCCGACGCGCTCGCCCCGCAGCAGACCGGCGTCGAGCAGGCGACGAACCTCCCGCGAGACCGTCGTCTCCGGTGCCCCGAGCGTGTGAGCGAGGTCTGCGGCGGTGCTGGTGCCGGGAGTGGTGAGCACATGGAGCAGGAGACGCGCCTGGAGCGCCGAGCGGAAGATCGGCATGAGAGCGGGCGCCTCAGATCTCATATGACGCACGATAACACTCGTCAAACGAGTCTTTCCCTGGTCGGCGACGATGGGCGCCGCTGCCCGGACGTCAGCGGCTGCGGAGCTCGTCGACGAGCTCGGCCACGCGGGACCGCAGGTGGTCGCGCAGGGGGCGGATGCCGTCGACGTCCCAGCCCGCGGGGTCGGGCAGCGGCCACGTGCGCACGTCCGGGTGGTCCGGCAGGTCCAGGCCGGGCTTGAGGGCGACGACGACGTCCGCCGCGGCCATCGTCGCCGGCGTCAGGAGCGTCGGCACCTGGTCGCTGCGGTCGATCCCGAGCTCGGCCAGCGACGCGAGCGCCTCGGGGGAGACCCGGCCGTCGGGCGCCGTGCCCGCCGACAGCACGCGGACGTCGTCACCGGCGTGGGCGGCGGCCAGGCCCGCGGCCAGCTGCGAGCGGCCCGCGTTGTGGACGCAGACGAACAGGACGGTCGGTGCCACGCGGATCTCCTCGTCTGGTGCCGGCGGCGCCGAGCATAGGACAGGCCGTGTCCGCGACCGCCCCTACGGTGGCCTCATGACGGGCTCCGGGGGCAGGGCGCAGGGTGCGGCGGTCGAGCCGTTCGTCGTGGCCGACGTCGGGGCGTGGCGGGCGTGGCTCGACGCGCACGAGGACGCCTCGGACGGGGTGTGGCTCGTGCTCGCGAAGAAGGGCACGGTCGAGCCGACGAGCCTGACCTACGCGCAGGCGCTCGACGAGGCGCTGTGCAGCGGGTGGATCGACGGGCAGAAGCGCAGCCACGACGCCGCGACGTTCCTGCAGCGCTTCACCCCGCGGCGGGCGCGGTCGATGTGGTCGCAGCGCAACGTCGAGCACGTCGCACGGCTCGTCGCCGAGGGGCGGATGCGCCCGCGCGGGCAGGTCGAGGTCGACCGTGCCCGGGCCGACGGCCGCTGGGACCGGGCGTACGCCGGTTCGGCGACGATCGAGGTGCCCGACGACCTGACGGCCGCGCTGGCCGCGGTGCCCGGTGCGGCGCAGGCGTTCGCGGCGCTCAGCAGCCAGGCTCGGTACTCCGTGCTGCACCCCGTGGTGACGGCGGCGACGGGCCCGACGCGGACCCGCCGCATCGAGCGCGCCGTCGCCGCCCTCGCGGCCGGCGCTCAGCCCCCGGCGGGCGCGGACTCGTAGAGGCCCACGTGGTTGCCGTCCGGGTCGACGAACACCGCCCACGCGCTGGTCTCGTCGATGGGTGCGCGCTCCATCAGCACCGTCCCACCGAGCTCGCGCACCTGGGCCAGGGTCGCCTCGATCGAGTCGACCTCGACGTAGCTGCGAGGCTGGGCGAAGCCCTCGCTGCGCGGGGCCAGGCCGCCGCCGCTGATCTTGTTGGGCGCCTGCCACATGGGGTAGCCCTCGAAGCCGGGCATCTCGGCGATCTGCCAGCCGAACAGGTTGCCGTAGAAGCGGGTGGCGGCCGCCATGTCCGCCACCGGGATGTCGATGTGGGTGATGTCTCCGTGCGCCATCGCACGCCCCCTCGGGTCGTCGGCCCGTGCGCGGCTCGCCGGGCCGTCGGCACGACGCTAGCGACGCCCGCCCGCACCGGCTACGGGCCCGGCCCGACGTTCGGCCGATGAGTCCGGGGCGCGGGACCGGTCGGTGGTGGTGAGGGGTGCACGGGGCGCCCGGCGTGACGAGGAGGACGACATGGCCGAGCAGGTGGAGCTGCCCACGACGTCGTTGGCGGCCGTCCGGCGCACGGTGCCGATGACGGAGCTGGTGACGTTCTTCGACAGCGCGTACACCGCGGTCGCGAGCGCCGCGCAGCAGGAGGGGTGGACGATCACCGGACCTGCGGTCGGATGGTTCCCGGTCAGCATGCCGACGGGCCCGACCGAGATCACCGCCGGGTTCGCGGTCGACGGCGTGCCGCCCGGGGCGTCGTCGGGGGACGTCACCGTGCTCGACCTGCCGGGCGGTCCGGCGCTCGTGGCCACGCACCTCGGCTCGTACGACGGGCTGCCGGACGCCTGGGAGAAGCTCGAGCAGGAGCGGGTCGCCCTCGGCGTCGAGGGGCGCGGGGACTTCTGGGAGGAGTACGTGTCCGAGCCTTCGCCGGGCGGCGACCCGTCGGGCAACGTCACGCGGCTCGTGCTGCCGCTGCGCGCGGCGTCCTGACCCGGCCCGGGCGGTCGGAGGGAACACCGGACCGCCCGGGCGTGGTTGCGCCTGGCATGCGAGCCATCACCTACTCCCGCTACGGCGGCAGCGACGTCCTCGAGACCACCGAGCAGCCCACCCCCAAGGTCGGCCCCGACTCGGTGCTCGTGCGCGTGCGCGCCGCGTCCGTCAACCCCGTCGACTGGAAGATCCGCGCGGGCTACCTCGACCAGGTCATGGACGTGACGTTCCCGGTGGTGCCGGGCTGGGACGTCGCCGGCGTCGTCGAGCGCGTCGGCCTCGACACCCCCGAGCTGCAGGTCGGCGACGAGGTCTTCGGGTACGTGCGCAAGGACTGGGTGCAGGGCGGCACGTTCGCCGAGCTCGTCTCCGCCCCGGTGCGCACGCTCGCCCGCAAGCCCGCCTCCCTGACGTTCGAGGAGGCCGCGGCGGTGCCGCTCGCGGGTCTGACGGCGTACCAGACGATCGAGCGCACGGAGGTGCGTGCCGGGCAGACCGTGCTCGTGCACGCCGCGGCCGGCGGCGTCGGGCAGTTCGCCGTGCAGATCGCCGCCGCGCGCGGCGCCCGCGTGATCGGCACCGCGTCCGAGGGCAACCACGCGTACCTGCGCGACCTCGGCGCCGAACCCGTGACCTACGGGGACGGCCTCGTCGAGCGGGTGCGGGCGCTGGCGCCCGAGGGCGTCGACGTCGTGCTCGACTACGGCACCCCCGACCTGGTTGCGACCACGCGTGCGCTGCTGGCCCCCGGCGGCACGGTCGCGTCGATCACGGACGCGGCCGCCCGCGACGAGCTCGGCGGCCACTACGTGTGGGTCCGCCCCTCGACGGCCGACCTCACCGCCCTGGCCGAGCTCGCCGACGCCGGCGTCCTGCGCGTCGACGTCGCGCAGGTCTTCGACCTCGCCGACGCGGCCGCCGCCCACGACGCCAGCGCCACCGGCCACGTCCGCGGCAAGGTCGTCGTCCGCGTCTGACCCGACCCTGCCCGAGGGCGGGGTCGGTGATGCCCCGGTGGGCGTGTTCGAAAACCGATACCCCTGACGGAATCTCGACAGACGGCCCTGTCCTGGCGCTCGCGCCGGTCGCACCCCGGTGAAGGGTGCGGCCGGCGGCGGGGTCACTCGTAGCGGAGGGACTCGATCGGGTCCTGGCGGGCGGCGCGCAGCGCGGGCAGGGTGCCGGCGAGGAACGCGATCGCCATGACCCCGACCACCACGGCGGCCACGGACACCGGGTCGAACGCCACCAGGGTCAGGCCCGGCAGGTCCGCGAGCAGCGTGCTCGCCAGGGCCGTGCTGATGAGCTGCGCCGCGCCCATCGCCGCGAGCACCCCGACCGCGCTGCCGACCAGCCCGATCGTCACCGCCTCCAGCGAGAACAGGGCGAACACCCGGCCGCTGGCCAGGCCCATCGCCTTCATCAGGCCGATCTCACGGGTGCGCTCCTGCACCGACATGAACAGCGTGTTGATGATGCCGATGCCCGCGGCCACCAGCGCGATGATCGCGAACCCGTTGAGCACCAGCACGATCGTGTCGATCACCGACGTGAACGTGCCGAGCTGGTCCTCCAGCGTCGTGGCCGTGTAGCCCGCGTCGTCGAGCGCCTCGACCACCGCGGCCTGGTGCTCCTCGCCCGCGGTCGCGTCGAACCACACCGACGCGGACGCGTACGTCGGCTCCTGGTCGTCCGGCACGCCGACCTGCTGCAGGTCGGCCAGCGCGAGGGTCAGCGCGTCGTTCGGCACCGCACCGGTCAGGGAGACCAGCCCGGGCGCCGCCACGCCGACGACCGTCGCGTCGAGCGTGCTCTGCGTGCCCTCGGCGTCCGTGACCGCCAGGGTGACCGTCGCCCCGACGGCGTCCTCGGCCGAGCCGAACCCGAGCGGGTCCACGTACGACTCGGGCAGCACGACCTGGGGCTCGGAGCCCTCGAGGTCCACCTGGTCGCCGGCCTCGAGCTCGACCTGCATGCCCGCGACGATCGGGGACAGCGCCAGCTCGTACCGCGTCCCGTCGTCGTGCTGCACGTAGTCGACGCCCACGGAGCGGGTCGGCTCGACCCGCTCGACGCCCTCCACGTCCCCGATCGTCGCCAGGTCGTCCTCGGTCAGCGGGTCCGCCTGCTCGGCGAACGGGTCGCCCCCCGCCCCCGGGTCCTGCGCGGCCGCGTCCGGGTCGTACTCCTGCGGTCCGTCCGTCGGGGCGCTCGCCTCGACCGTCCGGGTCACCGTCAGCACGTCGTCCGCGCCGATCGACGCCACCGTGTCGTCGATGTACGCGTTGATGCCCGTGCCGACCCCGTTGGTCAGCGACAGCGTGAACGCGCCGATCGAGATGGCCAGCACCGTCAGGCTGGTGCGGAGCTTGGCCCGGAACGTGCCGGCGACCGCCTGGGTCACCACGTCGACGGTCCTCATGCGGCCACCTGCTCCCCGGCCACCAGGCCGTCGCGGATCTGGATGCTGCGGTCGCAGCGGGCGGCGAGGTCCTCGTCGTGCGTGACCACCACGAGGGTGATGCCGCGCTCCCGGTGGAGGTCGAAGAGGATGTCCTCGACCATGCCGCCGGTCGTGGAGTCGAGGTTGCCCGTGGGCTCGTCGGCGAAGATCACGCGGGGCTCGTTGATGAGCGCCCGGGCGATGACCACGCGCTGCTTCTGCCCGCCCGACAGGTCGTTGGCCTTGTTCGACGCCTTGTCGTCCAGACCGAGCTGCGCGAGCGCCGCCATGCCACGCCGCCGCCGCTCGCCCCGCGGCACGCCCGCGATCGTCAGCGGCAGCACCACGTTGTCCAGCACGCTGGCGCGCGGGTTGAGGAAGAACTGCTGGAACACGAACCCGAACGCCCGGTTGCGGGTCGCGTTGACCTCCTTCACCTTCAGCCGGGACGTCTCGACGCCCTCCAGCGTCAGCGACCCCGCCGTGGGCCGGTCGAGCAGCGCCAGCAGGTGCATGAGCGTCGACTTGCCCGAGCCGCTCTTGCCGAGGATCGCCAGCGACTCCCCGGCCGCCACGTCCAGGTCCACGCCCCGCAGGGCCTCGAAGGCGCCGCTGCCCGACCCGTAGGTCTTGCGCAGCCCGCGCACGCTCATCAGTGGTCCGTCCACCGGGTGCCTCGTTCTCTCGTCCGTCGCCGGCCCGTCGCCGACGTGACCCACCGTCCCCCGCGGACCCCGGCCGGCGCGTCGCCCCACGGCTCGCACCCGCGTACCGCCGTCGCGGTACGCCGCCTCCCGCGCGGGGCGGACGTGCCGCCCGCCGCCCGTGCGCGATGCTGGTCGCGACGCGGGGGAGGGGCTGTGGACGACGGGCGGGGACGAGCGGTGCGGTGGCGACGGGTCGGCGGCGACGTGTTCCTCGCGTCCGTGATCGTGCTGTCCGGCAACCTCGAGCCCGGCGCCCGAGGGCACGACGTCGAGCCCCGGTTCCGACCCGACGTGCTCGTCGTCAACCTCGTCGCGATCGCCGTGCTGCTGCTCAGCCGCCGCTACCCTCGCGCGGCCCTCGGTGCGCTGCTCGGCCTCACGGTGCTGACCGTCCCCCTGGGGCTCTACAACATCGGCACCGTCACGGCCGTCGCCGTCGCCGTCTACGTGGTCAGCACCCGCACCGACCGGCGCACCGCCACGCTGCTGACGATCGGCGTGGCGGTGCTCGTCACCGGCCTGGCCCTCGTCGTGGGCGTCGCCGGGCCGCAGTTCCTGCTCGTCGTGTGCCTCGGCGGGGCGCTCGGCGACGCGATCCGCACGCAGCAGGCCGCCATGGCCGCCGTCACCGAGCGCGCCGAGCGCGCCGAACGCACCCGCGAGGCCGTCGCCCGCCAGCGGGTCGCGGAGGAGCGGCTGGCGATCGCCCGCGACCTGCACGACGTCGTCGCCCACCAGATCGCCGTCATCAACCTGCACGCCGGCGTCGCCGCGGGTGCCGTGCGCACCCGCCCCGACGACGCGGAGCGGGCGCTGGCCACGATCCGGCAGGCGTCGCGCACCGTGCTCTCCGAGATCGGCGACCTGCTGGCCACCCTCCGCGAGCCCGGCGCCGCGGCTGCCGTGGGCCTCGCGCACCTCGACGACGTGGTCCGCGGCCTGGCCGCCGACGGGCTCCAGGTCACGGTCCGCCGCGACGGCGACCTCGACGCCCTGCCCAGCGCCGTCGACGTCGTCGCGCTGCGCGTCGTGCAGGAGGCCCTGACCAACGCGCACAAGCACGGCGCCGACCGGCACGCCCACGTGCGCCTGCAGCACCACGACCAGACCCTGACCGTCACCGTCACCAACGCCTGCACCCCGCAGACCACCGGCCCCGGCACCCGGCACGGGCTGCTGGGCATGGCCGAACGCGTCGAGTCCGTGCGCGGCACCCTCACGGCCGGCCCCACGAGCGGCACCTGGACGGTCCGGGCGACCCTGCCGACCAGCACCTCCGACGTCGAGGAGCCCGCGACGTGACCACCGACCCCGCCACGGCCCCCGCGGTCCGGGTGCTCGTCGCCGACGACCAGGCCCTCATCCGCGCCGCCATCGCCGACCTCGTCACCTACGCCGACGGCCTCGAGCTCGTGGGCCAGGCCGCCGACGGGCGCGAGGCCATCGCGCTCGCGGGCCGGCTGCGCCCCGACGTCGTGCTCATGGACATCCGCATGCCCGGCGTCGACGGGATCGCCGCGACCCGCAGCATCTGCACCGACCCGGCGCTCGCGGCCGTGCGCGTGCTGGTGCTGACGACGTTCGAGGAGGACCAGTACGTCGTCGGTGCCCTGCGCGCCGGGGCCAGCGGGTTCATCGGCAAGGGCGCCGAGCCGGCCGACATCGTCGCGGCCGTGCACGCCGTGCACCGCGGCGACGCCCTGCTCTCGCCCACCGCCACCCGGGCGCTCATCGACCGGTACGTGCTGCCGGTGGCCGCGACGTCCGCCGCCCCGCACCCCGACCTCGCCGAGCTCACCGAGCGGGAGGTCGAGGTGCTCACGCTCGTCGGCACCGGCCTGTCCAACGCGGAGGTCGCCGACCGGCTGGTCATCTCCCCGCACACCGCCAAGACCCACGTGAACCGCATCATGGCCAAGCTCGGCGCCCACGACCGCGCCCAGCTCGTCATCGCCGCCTACGAGAACGCCCTGGTCCGCGCCGACCCGCGCTGACCGGTGCACGGCGACGGCCGCCGGTCACGGGGACCGACGGCCGTCGTCAGGCCCGGGTGCGTCCCGGGCGTGCACCGCTCAGGAGCAGGTCGAGCCGTTCACGGTGAACGCGGTCGGCGCGGCGTTCGTGCCGCTGTACGAGCCGTTGAACCCGATCGTCGTCGACCCGCCCGGGGCCAGCGCACCGTTCCAGGCGGCGCTCGTCGCGGTCACGGCCTTCCCCGTCTGGGCCCACGTGGCGCTCCAGCCCTGGGTGACCTGCTGGTCGCCCGGGAACGTGAAGCCCAGCCGCCACGACGACCACGCCGTGCTGCCCGTGTTGGTCACGGTGACCGCGGCGGTGAAGCCGGACGTCCACGAGCTGGCCGTGTACGTGACCTTGCAGGTCGCGGAGGACGTCGGCGTGGGCGTCGGGGTCGGCGTGACCGTGGGGCTGGGCGTGGGCGTCGGCGTCACGGTCGGCGTGGGGGTGGGCGTGACCGTCGGGGTCGGCGTGGGCGTGGGCGTCGGGGTGGGCGTCGTGCCCCCCGCCTGCTCGGCGGCCCACGCGGTCAGCCACACGAGGGCCGAGTTCCAGTTGATCGCGACCTCGTTGACCGAGTACGCCTCGATGTGGTCCACGAAGCACTTCTGCGCCGCGCACCCGGCCAGCTGGGATGCCGCCAGCGGGTCCTGCAGCTCGCTGTTGGGACCGCCGGAGAACGACCCGGGCGGGGCGGTCGGCAGCGACGCGTCGGCCTGGTTGGCCCAGAACCGGTGGTGCACGTTGCGCACGGCCTTCTCGCCGTAGCCCGCGACGTACGACTGGTTCAGCGGGTTGCGGCCCTGGAAGTAGTCGAGCGCTCCGAACACGGCCGTGCGGTACTTGGCCTCACCGGTGAAGTCGTGCGCGAGGGCCAGCACGTTCGCGTTGTTCGCGACCTGCCCGTTGGAGCCCCAGTAGTAGACGTTGCCCGCGTTGTTCGGTGCGGGGTACGCCTGCGTGGCCAGGCGGGCGAGCGCCGCGTCCGCGAACCGCACGATCGCGGCCCGGGTCGCGGTGACGTCGGCGGCGGGCAGGCCCGTCGGGACGAGCGCGAGGGTCGTGTCGCCGAGCCCGCCGGTCCAGCCCCAGTCGTACCCGCGCTCGGTGAAGCTCGTGCCCCGGTAGAACGACGAGCCCGTGACGTCGGCGCGGTACCCGGCCTCGCCGGTCGTCGCGTACAGCTCGGCCGCGGCCCAGTAGAACTCGTCGGTGACCGTCTTGTCGCCGTAGGCGCCGCCGCCGGTGCCGTCGGTGTCCGACGCGATGCGGTTCGGGTTGGCCTTCGCCGCGGCGTACGCGGTGCGCGCGGCGGCCAGCGCCCGGGTCGAGAACGCCGGGTCGTACGTCGCCCACAGGCGCGACGCCTGCGCGGCCACGGCTGCCATGTTGAGCGTCGCGGCCGTGCTCACGGGGGCCAGCACGCGGCGCTGGGCGTCCTGGGCCGGGATCGTCGGGATGCCCGTCCAGCTCTCGTCGTGCATCTTGTGGTGCACCATGCCGGCGTCGGTGCGCCCCGCGGGCACCTGCATCCGCAGCAGGAACTCCAGCTCCCAGCGGGCCTCGTCGAGCACGTCCGGCACCCCGTTGGCCTGCTCCGGGATCGCGGCCGTCCCGTCGCCGAGCGCCGCGCGGTCGGCGCCGGCCACGTGCAGGGTCCGCTCGTACGCGTTCTGCAGCTGCCACGTCGCGATGCCGCCGTTGACGACGTACTTGCCGTGGTCGCCGGCGTCGTACCAGCCGCCCCGCACGTCCAGGCTGTACCCGCACGACGTGCGGCACGGCACGCTCGTGTCGCCCTGGTTGGGTGCCACGCCCAGGTGCCCGGCCGCCCGCGCGTACGTGCTGCCGACGTACCGGGACTCGATCGCGATGCCGGAGCGCTGGTGGTAGAAGAACGCCAGCGAGTCGGCCTTCAGCCGCTCCAGCGGGTCGGCCGAGATGTCGAACGGCAGGCTGCTCGCCCCGCCCGCCGACAGCACGTACCCCGTGCCCGGGGTGTCGTACGCCGAGAAGTCCACGCGGTGCGTGCGGTCGCCGGACAGCGCGTCCGCGCCCTGCACCGTGGTCGTCCCCTCGGCGACCGTGCGGCCCGCCGCGTCGCGCAGCGTCCACGCGACCGGCGTGGTCGACGTGCTGACGAGCGTCGCGACCTTGGCGACGCCCGGCACGTACGCGACCTGGTTGACCTTGACCGCGGTGCCCGGGTCGGGCGCCGCGACGGCGGCGGGCGCGCCGACGCCCGCGACGGTGAGGGCGGTGGCGACCGCGAGACCGGCGGCCCAGCCGCGGCGCAGGGCACGCCGTGGGGTGATCGGAGACATGGCAGTCCTCGGGTGGGAGCGGACGAGGCGGCGGCGCCCGGCAGCGGCCGCCCGACGCTGGGTCGAGCCGCTGCGGCACCGCTCCCAGCACCCTAGGACGACCGCTCGTCGCCCCGACCCCCTGCGCGGCGACGGAAACGATTAGGGCGTGCGCTGCGTCAGGGAACCGGCACGACGAGGAGCTCGTCGTCACGCCCTACCGCGGTCCGCACGGCCGAGCCGTCGGGCGCCCAGACCCCCGAGCCGCCGGCGGAGCGCTGACCCAGCGGCCGGCCCGCGGTGTTGGCCGCGACGACGGTCATCGCGTGGTCACGGGCGCGTGCCGCCATGCGCCCGGCCAGGAGGGACTCCTCGCCCTGGGTGTACAGGACCGAGGTGGCATAGACGTCGGCGCCTGCCGCACGGGCGGCCGCCGCGTGCTCGGGGGCCGCCGTGTCCGCGCAGACGGCGAGCGCCACGCACCAGCCGTCGACGTCCAGCGTCGTCGGACCGGCCCCAGGGTCGAACCAGCGGACCTCCTCACCGTGGAGGTGGGTCTTCGGGGCGACGACCGTCGACCCGTCCGGCGCGAGCACCACCGAGGCCAGGTGATGCGCGGCGCCGGTGTCCACGGGCGCGCCGACGACGGTCCACACGCCCCGGTCCGCGCTCAGTGCCCGCAGGCGGTCGAGGCGTCCGTCGTCCGGCGTGAACCACAGGGTCGCGTCGGCGAGTGCCGCGAGGTCGTACCCGGTCAGCGACAGCTCGGGCAGGACGACGAGCGCCGCACCGGCGTCGGACGCCCGCGTGACGACGTCGACCGCGCGTGCGATGTTGCCCGTCACGTCGCCGACCGCGGAGTCGAGCTGCGCGACGCCCACGACGAGGGGACGGTCGGGGCGCTGCGTCATGCCGGCACCGTCCGGTCACGGGTCACGACCGACCTCCGCGTTCACCGCGTGCCGACCGTCCGGCGCGCTCCTGCGCGGCGGCCCGGCGGGGCCGTCACGACGGTCCCCAGGGTAGGCGGGACGGCCGTCCACCGGGTGCGGATCGGCCCGCCGCGTCCGGTGCCGTCGGGCGGTCGCGCAGCCGAGCGCACCGGCGCAGCGGTCAGGGCTGGAGGCGGTAGCCGAGGCCCGGTTCGGTGAGCAGGTGGCGGGGGTGGGCCGGGTCGGGCTCGAGCTTGCGGCGCAGCTGGGCCATGTAGACGCGCAGGTAGTGGGACTCGCCGTCGAGGTGGGGGCCGCGCAGCTCGGTGAGCAGCTCGCGGCGGCCGACGACCTTGCCGGCGTGCCGGGCGAGGACCTCGAGCATGTGCCACTCGGTGGGCGTGAGGCGCACCTCGGTGCCGTCGGCGGTGGTGACGACGTGCCGGCCCAGGTCGACGGTGAACGCGGAGGTGGCCACCACGGGCGGGGTCTCGTCCTGGGGGCGGCGGCGCACGGCGGCGCGGATCCGCGCCAGCAGCTCGTCCATGCCGAAGGGCTTGGTCACGTAGTCGTCGGCGCCCGCGTCGAGGGCCTCGACCTTGTCGTCGCTGGTCTGCCGGGCCGAGAGCACCACCACGGGCACGCCCGACCAGGAGCGGACGGTGCGCAGCACGTCCATGCCGTCCAGGTCGGGCAGGCCCAGGTCGAGCACCACGACGTCGGGGCGCCAGGACGCCACCGCGTCGAGGGCGGTCGCGCCGGAGTGGGCGACCGTCGCCTCGTACCGGTGGGCGCGCAGCGTCACCGCCAGCGCACGCGCCAGCGCGGGCTCGTCGTCGACGACGAGGACTCGCGTGCT
This region includes:
- a CDS encoding low molecular weight phosphatase family protein, with the protein product MAPTVLFVCVHNAGRSQLAAGLAAAHAGDDVRVLSAGTAPDGRVSPEALASLAELGIDRSDQVPTLLTPATMAAADVVVALKPGLDLPDHPDVRTWPLPDPAGWDVDGIRPLRDHLRSRVAELVDELRSR
- a CDS encoding YdeI family protein, producing the protein MTGSGGRAQGAAVEPFVVADVGAWRAWLDAHEDASDGVWLVLAKKGTVEPTSLTYAQALDEALCSGWIDGQKRSHDAATFLQRFTPRRARSMWSQRNVEHVARLVAEGRMRPRGQVEVDRARADGRWDRAYAGSATIEVPDDLTAALAAVPGAAQAFAALSSQARYSVLHPVVTAATGPTRTRRIERAVAALAAGAQPPAGADS
- a CDS encoding VOC family protein yields the protein MAHGDITHIDIPVADMAAATRFYGNLFGWQIAEMPGFEGYPMWQAPNKISGGGLAPRSEGFAQPRSYVEVDSIEATLAQVRELGGTVLMERAPIDETSAWAVFVDPDGNHVGLYESAPAGG
- a CDS encoding GyrI-like domain-containing protein; the encoded protein is MAEQVELPTTSLAAVRRTVPMTELVTFFDSAYTAVASAAQQEGWTITGPAVGWFPVSMPTGPTEITAGFAVDGVPPGASSGDVTVLDLPGGPALVATHLGSYDGLPDAWEKLEQERVALGVEGRGDFWEEYVSEPSPGGDPSGNVTRLVLPLRAAS
- a CDS encoding NADP-dependent oxidoreductase, which produces MRAITYSRYGGSDVLETTEQPTPKVGPDSVLVRVRAASVNPVDWKIRAGYLDQVMDVTFPVVPGWDVAGVVERVGLDTPELQVGDEVFGYVRKDWVQGGTFAELVSAPVRTLARKPASLTFEEAAAVPLAGLTAYQTIERTEVRAGQTVLVHAAAGGVGQFAVQIAAARGARVIGTASEGNHAYLRDLGAEPVTYGDGLVERVRALAPEGVDVVLDYGTPDLVATTRALLAPGGTVASITDAAARDELGGHYVWVRPSTADLTALAELADAGVLRVDVAQVFDLADAAAAHDASATGHVRGKVVVRV
- a CDS encoding ABC transporter permease — encoded protein: MRTVDVVTQAVAGTFRAKLRTSLTVLAISIGAFTLSLTNGVGTGINAYIDDTVASIGADDVLTVTRTVEASAPTDGPQEYDPDAAAQDPGAGGDPFAEQADPLTEDDLATIGDVEGVERVEPTRSVGVDYVQHDDGTRYELALSPIVAGMQVELEAGDQVDLEGSEPQVVLPESYVDPLGFGSAEDAVGATVTLAVTDAEGTQSTLDATVVGVAAPGLVSLTGAVPNDALTLALADLQQVGVPDDQEPTYASASVWFDATAGEEHQAAVVEALDDAGYTATTLEDQLGTFTSVIDTIVLVLNGFAIIALVAAGIGIINTLFMSVQERTREIGLMKAMGLASGRVFALFSLEAVTIGLVGSAVGVLAAMGAAQLISTALASTLLADLPGLTLVAFDPVSVAAVVVGVMAIAFLAGTLPALRAARQDPIESLRYE
- a CDS encoding ABC transporter ATP-binding protein, which gives rise to MSVRGLRKTYGSGSGAFEALRGVDLDVAAGESLAILGKSGSGKSTLMHLLALLDRPTAGSLTLEGVETSRLKVKEVNATRNRAFGFVFQQFFLNPRASVLDNVVLPLTIAGVPRGERRRRGMAALAQLGLDDKASNKANDLSGGQKQRVVIARALINEPRVIFADEPTGNLDSTTGGMVEDILFDLHRERGITLVVVTHDEDLAARCDRSIQIRDGLVAGEQVAA
- a CDS encoding sensor histidine kinase, coding for MRWRRVGGDVFLASVIVLSGNLEPGARGHDVEPRFRPDVLVVNLVAIAVLLLSRRYPRAALGALLGLTVLTVPLGLYNIGTVTAVAVAVYVVSTRTDRRTATLLTIGVAVLVTGLALVVGVAGPQFLLVVCLGGALGDAIRTQQAAMAAVTERAERAERTREAVARQRVAEERLAIARDLHDVVAHQIAVINLHAGVAAGAVRTRPDDAERALATIRQASRTVLSEIGDLLATLREPGAAAAVGLAHLDDVVRGLAADGLQVTVRRDGDLDALPSAVDVVALRVVQEALTNAHKHGADRHAHVRLQHHDQTLTVTVTNACTPQTTGPGTRHGLLGMAERVESVRGTLTAGPTSGTWTVRATLPTSTSDVEEPAT
- a CDS encoding response regulator transcription factor; its protein translation is MTTDPATAPAVRVLVADDQALIRAAIADLVTYADGLELVGQAADGREAIALAGRLRPDVVLMDIRMPGVDGIAATRSICTDPALAAVRVLVLTTFEEDQYVVGALRAGASGFIGKGAEPADIVAAVHAVHRGDALLSPTATRALIDRYVLPVAATSAAPHPDLAELTEREVEVLTLVGTGLSNAEVADRLVISPHTAKTHVNRIMAKLGAHDRAQLVIAAYENALVRADPR
- a CDS encoding glycoside hydrolase family 9 protein, with amino-acid sequence MSPITPRRALRRGWAAGLAVATALTVAGVGAPAAVAAPDPGTAVKVNQVAYVPGVAKVATLVSTSTTPVAWTLRDAAGRTVAEGTTTVQGADALSGDRTHRVDFSAYDTPGTGYVLSAGGASSLPFDISADPLERLKADSLAFFYHQRSGIAIESRYVGSTYARAAGHLGVAPNQGDTSVPCRTSCGYSLDVRGGWYDAGDHGKYVVNGGIATWQLQNAYERTLHVAGADRAALGDGTAAIPEQANGVPDVLDEARWELEFLLRMQVPAGRTDAGMVHHKMHDESWTGIPTIPAQDAQRRVLAPVSTAATLNMAAVAAQASRLWATYDPAFSTRALAAARTAYAAAKANPNRIASDTDGTGGGAYGDKTVTDEFYWAAAELYATTGEAGYRADVTGSSFYRGTSFTERGYDWGWTGGLGDTTLALVPTGLPAADVTATRAAIVRFADAALARLATQAYPAPNNAGNVYYWGSNGQVANNANVLALAHDFTGEAKYRTAVFGALDYFQGRNPLNQSYVAGYGEKAVRNVHHRFWANQADASLPTAPPGSFSGGPNSELQDPLAASQLAGCAAQKCFVDHIEAYSVNEVAINWNSALVWLTAWAAEQAGGTTPTPTPTPTPTPTVTPTPTPTVTPTPTPSPTVTPTPTPTPTSSATCKVTYTASSWTSGFTAAVTVTNTGSTAWSSWRLGFTFPGDQQVTQGWSATWAQTGKAVTATSAAWNGALAPGGSTTIGFNGSYSGTNAAPTAFTVNGSTCS
- a CDS encoding carbon-nitrogen hydrolase family protein — translated: MTQRPDRPLVVGVAQLDSAVGDVTGNIARAVDVVTRASDAGAALVVLPELSLTGYDLAALADATLWFTPDDGRLDRLRALSADRGVWTVVGAPVDTGAAHHLASVVLAPDGSTVVAPKTHLHGEEVRWFDPGAGPTTLDVDGWCVALAVCADTAAPEHAAAARAAGADVYATSVLYTQGEESLLAGRMAARARDHAMTVVAANTAGRPLGQRSAGGSGVWAPDGSAVRTAVGRDDELLVVPVP
- a CDS encoding response regulator; amino-acid sequence: MSTRVLVVDDEPALARALAVTLRAHRYEATVAHSGATALDAVASWRPDVVVLDLGLPDLDGMDVLRTVRSWSGVPVVVLSARQTSDDKVEALDAGADDYVTKPFGMDELLARIRAAVRRRPQDETPPVVATSAFTVDLGRHVVTTADGTEVRLTPTEWHMLEVLARHAGKVVGRRELLTELRGPHLDGESHYLRVYMAQLRRKLEPDPAHPRHLLTEPGLGYRLQP